DNA from Catenulispora sp. EB89:
GGACTTGCCGCTCGCGGTGGCGATGGCCCGCGGCACGTTCGCATCGGCGATCAAGGTCTACGCGGATCTGCCGGGACAAACGGTCGCGGCGATCGTCGCCGAGGCGAAGCGCCAGGGGATCGCGGTCTGGGCGCACGCCGCGGTGTTCCCCGCGTCACCCGGCGAAGTGATCGCCGCGGGGGTGGACACGGTGTCCCACGTGCAGCTGATGGTGCACGAGGCTGCGGGACGGCCCCTGACGACGTATCGCGACAAGCCGCCGATCGACCACGCCCGCTTCGAAGGCGGGGACGATCCGGTGATGGGGGCGCTGTTCGCGCAGATGCGGGAACGCGGGATCGTGCTGGACGCGACGGCCAGTCTTTGGGGGCGAATCGCCGAAGAACTACGGACGGGCGAAGAACTACGGACGGACGAAGAACTACGGACTGCCGATGACAAGCTCGGAGACGAGGAGGCCGGGGTTGCCGGCGCTGCTCAGGCTGCCGAGGCTGCCGACGCTCGGGAGCGGGCGGCGGCGAACGACCGGGTGTCGGCAGCTCTGACCGGCCAGGCCTGGCGGACCGGCGTGACGGTCTCGGCCGGGACGGATCGGGATCCGGACCCGGAGGAGCCGTGGCCGCCGTTGTTCGACGAGCTCGACTTCCTGGTGGATCGATGCGGACTGACACCGGCGGAAGCCTTGCGCTGCGCCAGTTGGGGCGGAGCCGTGAGCATGGCCGCGGCGGACCGACTGGGTACGGTCGAGGTGGGCAAGCAGGCTGACTTCGTCATCCTGGCGGACGATCCGGTGGCGCACCTGAGCGCTTTGCGGAGCGTGGTCGCGGTGGTCAAACGCGGACGCAGGTTCGATCGAGCCGGCGGCGCGACGGCCGCCGCCCGAAGCGCGGGAGCGGGCGAATGAGCGCAACGGCATCGCACGGAGTGGGTTTCCCGATCGTCAACGCTCTGGGCGGCTTGGACAACCCGAACGTGGACGTCGAGACGGGCTCGCAGCTTCAGCAGACGAGCGAGGAGATGGTGGTCGACGCGCGGGCGTTGGCCGACAGCCGAGCGTCAGGGCTCACGGCGGTCACCATCACGCTCGGATACACGCTGGGCGACCTGCCGCCGTACGAGCACACCCTGCGGGAGCTCGACGTCTGGGACGGGATCATCGCAGAGCACGCCGATGCGCTGACCCCGGTCCACAAAGCCGAGGACATCCGGAAGGCGTACACGGACGAGCGGATCGGCGTCATCTACGGCTTCCAGAACGCCGTCGCGGTCGGAGAGGATCCCGCCCTGATCGACGACAGGGTCGGCCTGTTCGCCGAGCGCGGAGTACGCGTCATCCAGCTGACGTACAACCAGTCGAACCACCTGGGTGACGGCGCCATGGCCCCGGAGAACCGCGGACTGACGCCCTTCGGCCGCGAAGTCGTGGCGAGCCTGAACGACCACCGGGTGATGGTCGACCTCTCGCACAGCGGCGAGCAGACCTGCCTGGAGGCGGTGCGCGCCTCCCGTCAGCCGGTGTCGATCAACCACACCGGATGCCGGGCCCTCACCGACCTCCCACGGAACAAAACCGACGAGGAACTCCGCCTGGTCGCCGACGGCGGCGGTTTCGTCGGCATCTACTTCATGCCATTCCTGGCGGCGTCCGGCCACGCACGAGCCGACGACGTCGTCGAACACCTCCTGCACGCCCTGAACATCTGC
Protein-coding regions in this window:
- a CDS encoding amidohydrolase family protein; protein product: MVVAYRGATVLEGTGAPARTGTTVVVDGERIRFVGADGDVPTDLLADAEVVDLAGRHLIPGLIDSHQHLATPPDRALAEAVLRRDLLGGVTAVRDMADDLRQVADLARAALVGEIVAPDICYAALMAGPGFFDDPRTWQVSQGATPGEVPWMQAITPATDLPLAVAMARGTFASAIKVYADLPGQTVAAIVAEAKRQGIAVWAHAAVFPASPGEVIAAGVDTVSHVQLMVHEAAGRPLTTYRDKPPIDHARFEGGDDPVMGALFAQMRERGIVLDATASLWGRIAEELRTGEELRTDEELRTADDKLGDEEAGVAGAAQAAEAADARERAAANDRVSAALTGQAWRTGVTVSAGTDRDPDPEEPWPPLFDELDFLVDRCGLTPAEALRCASWGGAVSMAAADRLGTVEVGKQADFVILADDPVAHLSALRSVVAVVKRGRRFDRAGGATAAARSAGAGE
- a CDS encoding dipeptidase; translated protein: MSATASHGVGFPIVNALGGLDNPNVDVETGSQLQQTSEEMVVDARALADSRASGLTAVTITLGYTLGDLPPYEHTLRELDVWDGIIAEHADALTPVHKAEDIRKAYTDERIGVIYGFQNAVAVGEDPALIDDRVGLFAERGVRVIQLTYNQSNHLGDGAMAPENRGLTPFGREVVASLNDHRVMVDLSHSGEQTCLEAVRASRQPVSINHTGCRALTDLPRNKTDEELRLVADGGGFVGIYFMPFLAASGHARADDVVEHLLHALNICGEDAVGIGTDGSVTPIDDLDAYRETLAGHVAERTRAGVAAAGERADTLPFVEDLRGIDQFRKLIHRLEQRGVREDVVRKVLGGNFIEFATRVWGG